The following are encoded in a window of Manihot esculenta cultivar AM560-2 chromosome 8, M.esculenta_v8, whole genome shotgun sequence genomic DNA:
- the LOC122724436 gene encoding uncharacterized protein LOC122724436: MIVYASICTHDSENKGLLHGCCAKVGCPRVSHLFFVDDSLLFFDGTVEEAIRIKQILGVYEKASGQAVNFDKSGIMFSPCVSEENRLTISGILDVHLPLGSGNYLGLPSLIGRSKKQIFSFLRDRIWKRISSWSNRFLSRAGREVLIKSVLQAIPTYCMNVFLLPVSTCRQLQVMMNKFWWGGCREDGRGMNWLSWDRMCGRKSEGGMGFRDLASFNTALLGKQGWRLLVDTNSLLYRVLKAKYFPNGDFLSARLGSNYSFVWKSILSSQQMLQRGVRWRIGDGKQVFVVNCPWIPRDIGFMPLDEAMFVPEAMRVCDLFVEEKGLHVWLYMHGSYGMPGMKDCGSIKFCHPVRFIMLLVPILMIMWLHLCLDQGCYPTHLFLVCSHWLRLPLLKLIGLYSLIVQSLLVLICSVLQQYLRTWKASFPLQFRVSMRGVGNLLLLKLWPCVNVYFMLEIVFFRRVVFLRITNP; the protein is encoded by the exons ATGATTGTCTATGCGTCAATATGCACCcat GATAGTGAAAATAAGGGCCTTTTGCATGGGTGTTGCGCGAAAGTTGGTTGCCCCCGAGTTTCTCACCTTTTCTTTGTAGATGATTCCTTACTATTTTTTGATGGTACAGTGGAGGAAGCTATACGGATTAAGCAAATTCTTGGTGTTTATGAGAAGGCTTCAGGTCAGGctgtaaattttgataaatctgGTATCATGTTTAGTCCGTGTGTGTCTGAGGAAAACCGGTTGACCATCTCTGGAATACTTGATGTTCATCTTCCTTTGGGTAGCGGTAATTATTTGGGGTTACCATCTCTTATTGGCCGTAGTAAAAAGcaaattttctctttcttgaGGGATCGCATTTGGAAACGTATTAGTAGTTGGAGTAATCGTTTTCTTTCTCGTGCAGGCAGAGAAGTATTAATTAAATCTGTATTACAGGCAATTCCAACATATTGCATGAATGTTTTTTTATTACCTGTTTCCACTTGCCGACAGCTACAGGTCATGATGAATAAATTTTGGTGGGGTGGTTGTCGTGAGGATGGGAGAGGGATGAATTGGCTCTCGTGGGATCGAATGTGCGGCCGTAAATCGGAAGGTGGGATGGGCTTTCGGGATTTGGCTAGTTTTAATACTGCCTTATTGGGAAAGCAAGGTTGGCGTTTGTTGGTTGACACCAATTCTCTTCTATATAGAGTGCTCAAAGCTAAATATTTTCCGAATGGGGATTTTTTGTCAGCTCGGTTAGGTTCTAACTATAGCTTCGTTTGGAAGAGTATTTTGTCTTCTCAACAAATGTTGCAACGTGGGGTAAGGTGGCGAATTGGTGATGGTAAGCAGGTTTTTGTTGTTAATTGCCCTTGGATTCCTCGGGATATTGGTTTTATGCCTTTAGATGAGGCGATGTTTGTTCCTGAAGCCATGAGagtatgtgatttgtttgttgaAG AGAAAGGACTGCACGTATGGCTATACATGCATGGAAGTTATGGCATGCCAGGAATGAAAGATTGtgggtcaataaagttttgtcaCCCAGTGAGGTTCATCATGCTGCTAGTTCCTATTTTAATGATTATGTGGCTTCACTTGTGTCTCGACCAAGGATGTTATCCCACCCATCTGTTCCTCGTGTGCTCCCATTGGTTGAGGCTACCACTCTTGaagttgattggattgtatTCATTGATTGTACAGTCTTTGCTAGTGCTGATTTGTTCGGTTTTGCAGCAGTATTTGAGGACTTGGAAGGCTTCTTTTCCATTGCAATTTCGGGTTTCTATGAGGGGGGTGGGCAACCTGTTATTGCTGAAGCTTTGGCCTTGCGTCAATGTTTATTTTATGCTAGAGATTGTTTTCTTCAGGCGGGTTGTATTTTTAcggataaccaatccttag